In the Ipomoea triloba cultivar NCNSP0323 chromosome 6, ASM357664v1 genome, one interval contains:
- the LOC116023146 gene encoding protein JINGUBANG-like yields the protein MASLNSSQPPNSPSPTPSFTLRTPAGAAAHPFDDTFLRSISTKAAGANNDFSGELTLPPRSQTFTSQPSSPARLSFATSPAATKLDLSSLNTTYRCISSVLKKDGQILSIAVANAFVYTGSQTNVIRVWKLPEFTECDQLKTRATMVVALQLSNDKVFAAYSDCKIRVWHRSWEGVIKHVRVATIPKPGNYVRSYISGKDKMMKHMGPISSVAINVSDDILYSASLDKTVKVWRISDVKCIETIQAHNEAVNAVVVADDGVLYTASDDATVRVWRRNFCRGDRPHSLTVTLPAKYSPVKTLALSSGDGAVLYGGCSDGYVHYWLKGWFSGQLQYGGALAGHTHAVMCIASVGDYLVSGSADATSRVWVREQDGQHSCVAVLQGHRGPVRCIAAFPAGARAGEETDQEGYTVCTGSLDGVLKMWRVKCGTNIAKGSSQNCDYFDLT from the exons ATGGCCTCGTTAAACTCATCACAACCTCCAAACTCTCCTTCTCCAACGCCATCTTTCACACTCAGAACCCCCGCCGGCGCCGCCGCCCACCCATTCGACGACACCTTTCTAAGGAGCATCTCCACCAAAGCCGCCGGCGCCAACAATGATTTCTCCGGCGAGCTTACTCTCCCGCCCCGCTCCCAAACATTCACCTCCCAGCCCTCCTCCCCCGCCCGCCTCTCCTTCGCTACCTCTCCGGCGGCCACCAAGCTGGATCTCTCCTCCCTCAACACCACCTACCGATGCATCTCCTCCGTCCTCAAAAAGGACGGCCAGATCTTGTCCATCGCAGTCGCCAACGCCTTCGTCTACACCGGCTCCCAGACCAACGTCATCCGCGTCTGGAAGCTCCCGGAGTTCACCGAATGCGACCAGCTCAAGACCCGGGCCACCATGGTCGTCGCCCTGCAGCTCTCCAACGACAAGGTCTTCGCCGCCTACTCCGACTGCAAGATTAGGGTTTGGCACCGGAGCTGGGAAGGCGTCATCAAACACGTCCGCGTCGCCACCATTCCCAAGCCCGGAAATTACGTCCGGAGCTACATCTCCGGCAAAGACAAAATG ATGAAGCATATGGGACCAATATCATCGGTGGCGATTAACGTATCGGACGATATTCTTTACTCTGCTTCGCTAGATAAGACGGTGAAAGTGTGGCGGATTTCCGATGTGAAGTGTATAGAGACGATTCAGGCGCACAACGAGGCGGTGAACGCGGTGGTGGTGGCGGACGACGGGGTTCTGTACACGGCGTCCGACGACGCGACTGTGCGGGTGTGGCGGCGGAACTTCTGCAGGGGGGACAGGCCGCACTCGCTGACGGTGACGCTGCCGGCGAAGTACTCGCCGGTGAAGACGCTGGCGCTGTCGTCGGGGGACGGGGCGGTGCTGTACGGCGGGTGCAGCGACGGGTACGTGCACTACTGGCTCAAGGGGTGGTTCTCGGGGCAGCTGCAGTACGGCGGGGCGCTGGCGGGGCACACGCACGCGGTGATGTGCATAGCGAGCGTGGGGGATTATCTGGTGAGCGGGTCGGCCGACGCGACGAGCCGGGTGTGGGTGAGGGAGCAGGACGGGCAGCACTCCTGCGTGGCGGTGCTGCAGGGCCACAGGGGTCCTGTGCGGTGTATCGCGGCGTTTCCCGCCGGGGCAAGGGCGGGCGAGGAGACCGACCAGGAGGGTTACACGGTGTGTACGGGGAGTCTCGACGGGGTGCTCAAGATGTGGCGTGTAAAGTGCGGCACCAACATCGCCAAAGGGTCGTCCCAGAATTGCGACTATTTTGATCTCACTTAG